A window of Juglans regia cultivar Chandler chromosome 7, Walnut 2.0, whole genome shotgun sequence contains these coding sequences:
- the LOC108995360 gene encoding UPF0496 protein At4g34320-like, with protein sequence MVSNSSKTHFTADMSAHEVARELDVDLESGDATVVGEPQLVSSDSIKEIVKCLYEMHLEIANFNLKCKEDIWNNQEFFSFLKDYFQNSLWALDFCTALEDCLKHTRDNQLIVQFAVKNFEEEVVDGVKYVKTLQELSKFKDAEDPFADEFSRPFPSVYEQHESVLDKLQLRKTKLDKKLEHVRTCRIVFNVIFVVVFVSVLALMVVAAAIKAPAWATALTGALSVPMGYLGKWCNSVFKSRQSALEGKRGVISSMRDGTLTTKKDLGNIEALIRKLRIETDSMLEKADIALGEEEAVTLVIDEIQKKLEMFMNTAQNLRANVDRCSGNSVSWRKLVLQSMFRRARD encoded by the coding sequence ATGGTTAGTAACTCAAGCAAGACCCATTTCACGGCTGATATGAGCGCCCATGAGGTGGCGCGTGAACTGGATGTGGACTTAGAGTCCGGTGATGCCACCGTGGTCGGGGAACCTCAGCTCGTTTCTTCTGACTCAATCAAAGAGATCGTCAAATGTCTATATGAAATGCACCTGGAAATAGCCAATTTCAACCTCAAGTGTAAGGAAGATATATGGAACAATCAGGAATTTTTCTCGTTCCTGAAGGATTACTTCCAAAATAGTCTCTGGGCATTGGACTTCTGCACTGCCCTTGAGGACTGCCTGAAGCACACACGTGATAACCAGTTGATAGTTCAGTTTGCAGTCAAGAATTTTGAGGAAGAAGTGGTTGATGGGGTGAAGTATGTGAAGACATTGCAAGAGTTGAGTAAATTCAAGGATGCGGAGGACCCATTTGCTGACGAGTTTTCTCGACCTTTTCCATCAGTTTATGAGCAGCATGAATCGGTGTTGGACAAATTGCAGCTTCGGAAAACAAAGCTAGACAAGAAATTGGAACATGTGAGGACATGTAGGATAGTGTTCAATgtcatttttgttgttgtatttGTGTCTGTGTTAGCTCTCATGGTGGTGGCAGCTGCCATTAAAGCTCCGGCTTGGGCAACGGCATTGACGGGTGCATTGTCTGTTCCAATGGGCTATCTGGGAAAATGGTGCAACTCAGTTTTTAAGAGCCGTCAGAGTGCACTGGAAGGAAAAAGGGGAGTAATCAGCTCAATGCGAGATGGCACTCTTACTACAAAGAAGGACTTGGGTAACATTGAGGCACTTATTCGTAAACTGCGAATTGAGACTGATTCAATGCTAGAGAAAGCTGATATCGCTCTTGGTGAAGAGGAGGCAGTGACGCTTGTGATAGATGAGATCCAGAAGAAGCTAGAAATGTTTATGAATACTGCTCAGAATCTAAGGGCTAATGTTGATAGGTGTAGCGgcaatagtgtgagttggaggAAGTTGGTTTTGCAGTCAATGTTCAGGCGTGCGCGTGACTGA